In Mycteria americana isolate JAX WOST 10 ecotype Jacksonville Zoo and Gardens chromosome 5, USCA_MyAme_1.0, whole genome shotgun sequence, one DNA window encodes the following:
- the TMEM63C gene encoding osmosensitive cation channel TMEM63C: MESMYSVEPAPDGAGPTSLDVLSFLDTLVNSTEEQCFSARSRSTVLEGLPFGGVPTVLAINFILWLLLLLVFSCLRKAAWDYGRLALLMDNDSLTSLFYGEQSEKEKSPSESSPLDVDNKDVGFCSWLISIYQMKDEEIQSKCGIDATTYLSFQRHLLVLLMLVCVLSVAVILPVNFSGDLLGHNPTHFGRTTIANIPTQDRLLWLHSIFALIYFILTILCMAHHSVHLEYRENEKVARTLMVTHIPKEITDPSLIIKHFHEAYPSCTVTNVQFCFDVRKLMKLDAERRKAMKGRLYFTTKAQKEGKIMIKTHPCARIFCCRFCGFEQVDAEQYYGELEEKLTDEFNAERNRITLKRLDMAFVTFQDERMTAVILKDYSHIRCRKQPQQSSVTTVVKSHHWGVRYAPAPSDIIWENLSVRGTSWWVRFILLNICLFVLLFFLTTPAIIVNTMDMFNVTQPVESLKNPIITQFFPTLLLWAFSVFLPFLVYYSAFFESHWTRSSENQLTMHKCFFFLVFMVIILPSLGLSSLDLFFRWLFDTHFLDEANIKFQCVFLPDNGAFFVNYVVTSSLIGTAMELLRIPGLLVYTARLCFAKSEPERLHVKRSQAYQFQFGLEYAWTCCIFSVVMTYSITCPIIVPFGLLYMLLKHMVDRYNIYYVYIPTKLNQRLHVAAISQVVVAPILCMFWLLFFSILRLGPTRPVTLFTFVVLLSCIVFSFFGLCLKKLQPRKPSSYQMSDQSEGAFNDVERSSVSSTPNSNLFVATVLQEPELSLTPAASPAHQSYGTMGNHLEPVEDGEDGGLQSFETELETVEGEYRSGPVMENQARYH; the protein is encoded by the exons ATGGAGAGCATGTACTCGGTGGAGCCAGCGCCTGACGGTGCCGGCCCCACCTCGCTGGATGTGCTGAGTTTCCTGGACACCCTGGTGAACAGCACGGAGGAGCAATGCTTCAGCGCCCGCTCCCGCAGCACCGTCCTGGAGGGGCTGCCGTTCGGTGGCGTGCCCACTGTGCTCGCCATCAACTTCATCCTCTGGCTG cttctcctcctgGTCTTCTCCTGCCTTCGGAAAGCGGCTTGGGACTATGGGCGCCTGGCACTGCTGATGGACAATGATAG TTTGACGTCGCTTTTCTACGGAGAGCAGAGTGAGAAGGAGAAGTCCCCATCGGAGAGCAGCCCCCTGGACGTTGACAACAAGGACGTG GGATTCTGCTCCTGGCTCATTTCTATCTACCAGATGAA GGACGAGGAGATTCAGAGCAAGTGTGGGATCGACGCCACCACCTACCTCTCCTTCCAGCGGCACCTCCTGGTCCTGCTGATGCTGGTCTGTGTGCTCTCCGTGGCTGTCATCCTGCCCGTCAACTTCTCGGGGGACCTCCTGG GACACAATCCCACCCACTTCGGCCGGACAACCATCGCCAACATCCCAACGCA ggACCGTCTCCTGTGGCTGCACAGCATCTTTGCCCTCATCTATTTCATCCTCACCATCCTCTGCATGGCTCACCACTCTGTCCACCTTGAATACAGAGAGAACGAGAAG gtTGCCCGGACACTGATGGTTACCCACATCCCAAAAGAGATCACAGACCCTTCCCTTATCATCAAGCATTTCCA TGAGGCTTATCCCAGCTGCACCGTCACCAACGTCCAGTTCTGCTTCGACGTGCGCAAGCTGATGAAGCTGGATGCGGAGAG GCGCAAGGCAATGAAGGGGCGGCTTTACTTCACCACTAAGGCGCAGAAAGAGGGGAAGATCATGATCAAAACCCATCCCTGCGCCCGCATCTTCTGCTGCCGCTTCTGTGGCTTTGAGCAG GTGGATGCCGAGCAGTACTAcggggagctggaggagaagctcACGGATGAGTTCAATGCCGAGCGCAACCGCATCACGCTCAAGCGGCTTGACATGGCCTTTGTCACCTTCCAGGACGAGCGGATGACAGCTGT gatTTTGAAGGACTACAGCCACATCCGCTGCCGCAAGCAGCCCCAGCAGTCCTCTGTCACCACCGTGGTCAAGTCACACCACTGGGGTGTTCGCTATGCCCCTGCACCCAGCGATATCATCTG GGAGAATTTATCAGTCCGTGGCACATCTTGGTGGGTGAGATTCATCCTCCTTAATATCTGCCTCTTcgtcctcctcttcttcctcaccacGCCAGCCATCATTGTCAACACCATGGACATGTTCAATGTCACACAGCCTGTGGAGAGCCTCAAG AACCCCATCATCACCCAGTTCTTCCCCACGCTGCTGCTCTGGGCCTTCTCCGTCTTCCTGCCCTTCCTCGTCTACTACTCAGCGTTCTTTGAGTCGCACTGGACGAG GTCGAGTGAAAATCAGCTCACCATGCACAAGTGCTTCTTCTTCCTAGTGTTCATGGTCATCATCCTGCCCTCGCTGGGGCTGAGCAG CTTGGACCTTTTTTTCCGCTGGCTCTTCGACACCCACTTTCTGGACGAGGCCAATATCAAGTTCCA GTGCGTTTTCCTCCCAGACAATGGCGCTTTCTTCGTCAACTATGTGGTCACCTCCAGCCTGATCGGGACGGCCATGGAGCTGCTGCGCATCCCAGGCCTCCTTGTCTACACTGCCCGCCTCTGCTTTGCCAAGTCTGAGCCCGAGCGGCTTCACGTCAAGCGG AGCCAAGCCTACCAGTTCCAGTTTGGACTGGAGTACGCCTGGACCTGCTGCATCTTCTCTGTCGTCATGACCTACAGCATCACCTGCCCCATCATTGTCCCCTTTG GCTTGCTCTACATGCTGCTCAAGCACATGGTTGACCGGTACAACATCTACTATGTGTACATCCCCACCAAGCTGAACCAGCGCCTCCACGTCGCCGCCATCAGCCAGGTCGTGGTGGCCCCCATCCTCTGCATGTTCTGGCTGCTCTTCTTCTCCATCCTACGCCTCG GTCCCACTCGCCCTGTCACCCTCTTCACctttgtggtcctcctctcctgTATCGTCTTCTCCTTCTTTGGCCTCTGCCTGAAGAAGCTGCAGCCGCGGAAACCCTCCAGCTACCAG atGTCTGACCAGTCTGAGGGCGCCTTCAATGATGTGGAGCGGAGCAGCGTCTCCTCCACCCCCAACTCCAAC CTCTTCGTGGCGACCGTCCTGCAGGAGCCCGAGCTGAGCCTGACGCCAGCAGCCTCCCCGGCACACCAGTCCTACGGCACCATGGGCAACCACCTGGAGCCGGTGGAggatggggaggatggggggcTGCAGAGCTTCGAGACGGAGCTGGAGACAGTGGAGGGCGAGTACAGGAGTGGCCCCGTGATGGAGAACCAGGCCCGCTACCATTGA